One genomic region from Tachysurus fulvidraco isolate hzauxx_2018 chromosome 14, HZAU_PFXX_2.0, whole genome shotgun sequence encodes:
- the LOC113642619 gene encoding N-acetyllactosaminide beta-1,3-N-acetylglucosaminyltransferase 3-like: protein MVVLQRIFGHRRCTGKLEVLSLFITATLCLLVILQIHLQDKKSQTTRQDKVLRKQKPEPETWPDMFLNSVPKCTLNSSASKIHDFSSLPKNIQDFLFYQHCRHFPMLLNNPGKCGGPKNSADVFLLLVIKSSPSNYDRREVLRKTWALERLHSGVWIRTVFISGTTGDGYEKEKLNKLLELENREYQDILQWDFDDTFYNLTLKQVLFLEWMERFCPDVHFLLNGDDDIFANTDNMVQYLKGLDDNDGSKHLFIGHLNEYMEPIRQQGSKYFVPVQIHKSDTYPPYCGGGGFLLSQFTSRVIYNMSHSIPLIPIDDAYMGMCLEKAGLLPRHHIGVKTFGLNVPSGHHEANNPCYYREVLLVHRFLPLQIYIMWHEIHREDLNCTKRTEGNENSGLFML, encoded by the exons ATGGTGGTGCTGCAGAGGATTTTTG GACACAGGAGATGTACTGGGAAGCTGGAGGTGTTGTCACTGTTCATCACGGCCACTCTGTGTTTGTTAGTAATACTGCAAATACACCTCCAAGACAAGAAATCACAAaccacaagacaagacaaagtcTTGAGAAAGCAAAAACCTGAACCAGAGACATGGCCGGACATGTTTCTAAACTCAGTCCCCAAGTGTACGCTAAACTCATCTGCCTCCAAGATTCATGACTTCTCAAGTTTACCTAAGAATATCCAAGACTTCCTGTTTTACCAGCACTGTCGCCATTTCCCCATGCTCCTCAACAATCCTGGGAAGTGCGGCGGACCAAAGAACTCCGCAGATGTTTTCCTACTGTTGGTCATTAAAAGTTCTCCATCCAACTACGATCGGCGTGAGGTTCTGCGTAAAACGTGGGCTTTGGAGAGGCTACATAGCGGTGTGTGGATCCGCACCGTGTTCATATCTGGAACCACAGGAGACGGTTATGAGAAGGAAAAACTGAATAAACTCCTGGAGCTGGAGAACCGCGAGTACCAGGACATTCTGCAGTGGGACTTTGATGATACCTTTTACAACCTCACACTGAAGCAGGTCTTATTCCTGGAGTGGATGGAGAGGTTTTGCCCAGATGTGCACTTTCTCCTCAATGGAGATGATGACATTTTTGCCAACACAGACAATATGGTGCAGTATCTCAAGGGCTTAGATGATAATGATGGAAGCAAACATCTTTTTATCGGCCACTTGAACGAATATATGGAGCCGATACGGCAACAAGGCAGTAAATACTTCGTCCCTGTACAAATCCATAAATCAGACACCTATCCTCCCtactgtggtggtggtggcttCCTGCTGTCACAATTCACTTCCAGAGTTATCTACAACATGTCTCACTCCATCCCCCTGATTCCTATCGATGATGCTTACATGGGAATGTGTCTGGAAAAGGCAGGACTTCTACCCAGACATCATATAGGAGTGAAGACATTCGGCCTGAACGTTCCCTCGGGTCACCATGAGGCAAACAATCCATGCTACTACCGTGAGGTTCTCCTGGTCCACAGGTTCCTCCCACTTCAGATTTATATTATGTGGCATGAAATCCATAGAGAAGATTTGAATTGTACAAAGAGAACAGAAGGGAATGAGAATTCTGGGCTTTTCATGCTTTAA